The Zygosaccharomyces rouxii strain CBS732 chromosome G complete sequence genome contains a region encoding:
- the RBG2 gene encoding Rbg2p (highly similar to uniprot|P53295 Saccharomyces cerevisiae YGR173W), giving the protein MAMGITERIKAIEDEMARTQKNKATEYHLGLLKGKLARLRQQLLADEANSGGGGGQGFEVAKSGDARVVLIGYPSVGKSSLLGKVTTTKSEIAHYAFTTLTSVPGVLRYQGAEIQVVDLPGIIYGASQGKGRGRQVVATARTADLVVMILDATKSEHQRASLEKELEAVGIRLNKEKPNISFKKKDTGGVKVTFTSPSKTTLTEDSIKMILKDYRIHNADVLVRDDKCTIDDFIDIINDQHRNYIRCLYVFNKIDSVSLEEVDRLARQPNTVVMSCEMDLGMEDVVEEIWYQLNLSRVFTKKRGVKPDFSDPLVVRNNSTVGDLCHSIHRDFKDQFKYALIWGSSAKHSPQKCGLNHKIHDEDVVSLFTK; this is encoded by the coding sequence ATGGCTATGGGAATTACTGAAAGGATTAaagccattgaagatgaaatggcTCGTACTCAGAAGAATAAAGCAACCGAATACCATTTGGGTCTATTAAAGGGTAAATTAGCACGTCTTCGTCAACAGTTGTTAGCAGATGAGGCAAACtcaggtggtggtggcggACAAGGTTTTGAAGTCGCTAAAAGTGGTGATGCCCGTGTCGTTTTGATTGGATATCCATCCGTTGGTAAGTCATCATTATTGGGTAAAGTTACCACTACTAAATCCGAGATTGCACACTATGCATTTACCACATTGACATCTGTCCCAGGTGTACTTAGATATCAAGGTGCAGAAATCCAAGTTGTCGATTTACCGGGTATTATTTATGGTGCATCTCAAGGTAAAGGTAGAGGTAGACAAGTGGTGGCTACAGCACGTACTGCTGATTTAGTCGTTATGATTTTGGATGCAACTAAAAGTGAACATCAGAGAGCTTCGCtggaaaaggaattagaagCCGTGGGAATTCGTCTCAATAAAGAGAAGCCAAATATCTCATTCAAAAAGAAGGATACCGGTGGTGTTAAAGTTACTTTCACTTCCCCCAGTAAGACGACTCTGACTGAAGATTCCATTAAAATGATTCTAAAGGATTATCGTATTCATAATGCTGATGTGTTGGTTAGAGATGACAAGTGTACCATTGACGATTTTATCGATATCATTAACGACCAACATAGAAATTACATCAGATGTCTCTATGTGTTTAACAAAATCGATTCGGTATCTTTAGAGGAAGTGGATCGTTTAGCTAGGCAACCAAATACCGTAGTTATGTCGTgtgaaatggatttaggTATGGAAGACGTCGTGGAGGAAATATGgtatcaattgaatttgagTCGTGTATTTACCAAGAAACGTGGGGTGAAACCGGATTTCTCAGATCCATTGGTCGTTAGAAACAATTCTACTGTGGGTGATCTATGTCATAGCATTCACagagatttcaaagatcaattcaagTACGCATTGATTTGGGGGTCATCCGCTAAGCATTCACCACAGAAATGTGGTCTAAATCACAAAATTCATGACGAAGACGTTGTTTCTTTGTTCACTAAATAG
- the EAT1 gene encoding putative hydrolase (similar to uniprot|P53208 Saccharomyces cerevisiae YGR015C Hypothetical ORF) produces the protein MKRFLHHGKIPLKSIVDLAFHHQPPPNPVSHVVNSRPAIINIHGIFGSRRLFRPFSKPLANALNTDVYSVDLRNHGDSPIAQPFNYVSFTKDVIHFIKKHIGDKRPVQLIGFSLGAKVALLATLCSQINASKCIAIDAPPYETVAVDSVLVENYELITKIINQEIKIEKGSKNWKKKLLKLFQGLPANATNNGDPSLYFANGFYSVKRNAEPPTAGQDPYIEYSIPLEEFPNLIDEIIGWPDLQGKDNLEGLFKLSTDSPALFMKAMHSLAISDDYSLLKKHFPRAVVKEIDSGHNMTVEKPEESLQCMIDFLKDS, from the coding sequence ATGAAGCGGTTTCTACATCACGGGAAAATACCCCTTAAGTCGATTGTGGACTTGGCATTTCACCATCAACCACCACCTAACCCCGTCAGCCACGTTGTGAATTCTAGGCCTGCGATCATTAACATTCACGGGATATTTGGATCACGTAGACTTTTCAGACCTTTCAGTAAACCCCTAGCAAATGCTTTAAACACTGATGTATATTCTGTCGATCTGAGAAACCATGGGGATTCACCAATTGCCCAACCCTTTAACTATGTTAGTTTTACCAAGGATGTGattcatttcatcaagaaGCACATTGGTGATAAGAGACCTGTACAGTTaattggattttctttAGGTGCCAAAGTAGCCCTTTTAGCAACTCTATGTTCACAAATCAATGCCTCTAAATGTATAGCAATTGACGCTCCACCTTATGAAACTGTAGCTGTGGATTCTGTTCTTGTCGAAAATTACGAGCTCATTACCAAGATTATAAATCAGGAAAttaagattgaaaaaggctctaaaaattggaaaaagaaactgCTAAAATTATTCCAAGGTTTACCTGCTAATGCTACAAACAATGGAGATCCCTCTTTGTATTTTGCTAATGGATTTTACAGTGTGAAGAGAAATGCCGAACCGCCAACAGCAGGTCAAGATCCCTACATCGAATATTCTATAccattagaagaatttcCTAATCTTATTGATGAGATCATAGGCTGGCCCGATTTACAAGGTAAGGATAATTTGGAAGGGTTATTTAAGCTTTCTACTGATTCTCCCGCTCTGTTTATGAAAGCTATGCATTCTTTGGCTATAAGTGATGACTACAGCTTACTGAAGAAACATTTTCCCAGAGCTGTCGTCAAGGAAATTGATTCTGGTCATAATATGACGGTAGAAAAGCCCGAAGAATCCTTGCAGTGTATGATTGATTTCTTAAAAGATAGTTAG
- a CDS encoding uncharacterized protein (similar to uniprot|P53209 Saccharomyces cerevisiae YGR016W Hypothetical ORF): MPELKRIHRSVMDPDNNTDDGEDAIPMQPLDIDEQEDLIQQLEKGNSKRNHLYVNVLTGIYAICGLSFLCQTRKSLGKEFWVYGLGCISMALSIVSVRYEIVTDFQVFMTSQVQMNNIALQRFNVAVLVLVEWLALTELPLGMVSQIPLFLFFVSILTKRWVRSMENEITSLRGLKYKYKSA, from the coding sequence ATGCCTGAATTAAAACGAATCCATAGGTCTGTTATGGATCCTGATAACAATACTGacgatggtgaagatgcTATCCCCATGCAACCCTTGGATATCGATGAGCAGGAAGATTTGATCCAACAGTTAGAGAAGGGAAACTCAAAGAGGAATCACCTTTATGTAAATGTTCTTACAGGAATTTATGCCATCTGTGGGCTTTCCTTTCTGTGTCAGACCAGAAAGTCTCTAggtaaagaattttggGTTTATGGATTGGGTTGTATATCTATGGCGCTTTCCATCGTCAGCGTAAGGTATGAAATAGTAACCGATTTCCAAGTATTCATGACATCTCAAGTGCAGATGAACAACATTGCTCTCCAAAGATTTAATGTCGCGGTCTTAGTATTAGTAGAGTGGTTAGCGCTTACAGAATTACCGTTAGGAATGGTTTCTCAAATTCCCTTGTTTCTATTCTTCGTATCTATTCTAACAAAGAGATGGGTTAGATCAATGGAAAACGAAATAACTAGCTTGCGTGGTTTGAAATATAAGTATAAGAGCGCTTAA
- the REC102 gene encoding Rec102p (similar to uniprot|Q02721 Saccharomyces cerevisiae YLR329W REC102 Protein involved in early stages of meiotic recombination required for chromosome synapsis forms a complex with Rec104p and Spo11p necessary during the initiation of recombination) produces the protein MTTLLAKPIEFRPHIKLPIVAHCTDLKIDADFHHCPHLWSPVDVVSQLNEYLASLIVSQLEFQFPMVFSTIARNRFKSQETDIGPISYSLVYSSALIPITVQLIAGERTATTACQLLRPKRRTSRIDFQILKQPLD, from the coding sequence ATGACCACATTACTTGCTAAACCTATAGAATTTAGACCTCACATTAAACTCCCTATCGTGGCTCACTGTACTGATTTGAAAATCGATGCAGATTTCCATCATTGTCCTCATCTGTGGAGTCCAGTAGATGTGGTGTCTCAACTTAACGAGTACCTGGCATCTTTGATTGTATCCCAATTGGAATTTCAGTTTCCCATGGTGTTCTCCACGATCGCTAGAAACAGATTCAAATCGCAAGAGACAGATATAGGCCCCATATCTTACAGCTTGGTATATTCTTCAGCATTAATACCAATTACAGTACAATTGATCGCTGGTGAAAGAACTGCTACAACGGCATGCCAATTGTTGAGGCCAAAGAGGCGAACCTCAAGAATagatttccaaattttgaaacaaCCGCTCGATTAA